One Ignavibacteria bacterium DNA segment encodes these proteins:
- a CDS encoding FtsQ-type POTRA domain-containing protein has product MQNPILKIKINKDRWILLGKISVCMLVLMGVGVLHYYAIQWSQLLKVRTIVIQGNEQLRLQGLCSQLFLPNDSLLFSFRLENVKNNVLKNSWVRSVRIKRIFPSTLAITIIERVPVAMVSGTKTFYVDADGIILAPLSEWMRFDLPLISSDAQLRSMSYSTEIPFLLRHSLAVAVLMKQRHRDVYALLSEIHSDVSNNIILYTYENGIPVLLGKGNIDEKLSNLSAFWIASLKSINGEQIHSLDARFQDRIIVKWKNTEGSTNRNRVTS; this is encoded by the coding sequence ATGCAGAATCCTATTTTGAAAATAAAAATCAATAAAGACCGATGGATCCTTCTTGGTAAAATATCCGTATGTATGCTGGTATTGATGGGAGTAGGTGTTCTACATTACTATGCGATTCAATGGAGTCAATTGCTCAAAGTTAGAACGATTGTGATTCAGGGGAACGAACAATTACGATTACAAGGACTCTGTTCGCAATTATTTTTACCGAATGATTCTCTGTTATTTTCCTTTCGGCTTGAAAATGTGAAAAACAATGTATTGAAAAATTCATGGGTTCGGTCGGTTCGTATAAAAAGAATATTTCCATCAACATTAGCGATTACAATAATTGAGCGGGTGCCCGTTGCAATGGTGAGCGGAACAAAGACATTTTATGTTGATGCGGACGGAATTATACTTGCTCCGTTGTCGGAATGGATGCGATTTGATTTACCATTGATTTCCTCCGATGCGCAGTTGCGGTCAATGAGTTACAGTACCGAAATTCCTTTTTTACTTCGTCACTCGCTTGCAGTTGCAGTTTTGATGAAACAACGACACCGTGATGTGTATGCGTTGCTCTCGGAAATTCATTCGGATGTTAGCAACAACATTATTCTTTATACGTATGAAAATGGAATACCTGTGCTACTCGGAAAGGGCAACATCGATGAAAAATTATCGAACCTCTCCGCGTTTTGGATTGCATCGCTGAAAAGCATCAATGGAGAACAAATACATTCTCTCGATGCGAGATTTCAGGATAGAATTATTGTGAAGTGGAAGAATACTGAAGGAAGTACGAACAGAAACAGAGTAACAAGTTAA
- the murC gene encoding UDP-N-acetylmuramate--L-alanine ligase, which produces GTHGKTTTTSMTSLVLLEGNLDPTVIVGGRLHGLGGTNARLGKGEFIVVEADEFDRSFLSITPTIAVLTTLDVDHLDTYRDLEDIKQAFIQFANKVPFYGFVVLCLDEPSLQDIMIHLKKKKIITYGLSPQADLQAVDITHKENVTKFSVVKSWNEIGTIEMQTTGKHNVQNALAAIAVGLELGIPFAKVKAGIEKFSGVYRRWEKKGEVNGVLLFDDYAHHPTECKATLAGAKAGWRKRIVCVFQPHLYSRTRDFYEEFGKAFLLSDVLVVTDVYPAREEPIQGVTGELITNAAKQYGHKDVHYVPDKKNLPSHLKNIVKKNDIVVTMGAGDVWKYGNEFLEQLKVKKEK; this is translated from the coding sequence CAGGAACTCACGGAAAAACAACAACGACTTCGATGACGAGTTTGGTGTTGCTCGAAGGTAATCTTGACCCGACTGTTATTGTCGGCGGAAGATTGCACGGACTTGGCGGAACAAATGCGCGGCTCGGCAAAGGTGAATTTATCGTTGTCGAAGCGGATGAATTTGACCGCTCGTTTCTTTCGATTACGCCGACGATTGCCGTTCTCACAACGCTCGATGTTGACCATCTCGACACGTATCGCGATTTGGAAGATATCAAGCAAGCGTTTATTCAGTTTGCAAACAAAGTTCCGTTTTATGGATTTGTTGTGTTGTGTTTGGATGAGCCGTCGCTGCAAGATATTATGATTCATCTGAAAAAGAAAAAAATCATTACGTACGGTTTAAGTCCGCAAGCAGATTTGCAAGCGGTGGATATAACGCATAAAGAAAATGTTACGAAATTTTCTGTTGTGAAAAGTTGGAACGAAATAGGAACAATCGAAATGCAAACGACGGGAAAACATAATGTGCAAAATGCGCTTGCAGCAATTGCTGTTGGGTTAGAACTCGGAATTCCTTTTGCAAAAGTGAAAGCGGGAATCGAAAAATTTTCCGGCGTGTATCGTCGTTGGGAAAAGAAAGGCGAAGTGAACGGCGTGTTGTTGTTCGATGATTATGCGCATCATCCGACGGAATGTAAAGCAACGCTCGCTGGCGCAAAAGCCGGTTGGCGAAAAAGAATTGTGTGCGTGTTTCAGCCGCATTTGTATTCGCGCACGAGAGATTTTTACGAAGAGTTTGGAAAAGCGTTTTTGCTTTCCGATGTGTTGGTTGTTACCGATGTGTATCCCGCGCGCGAAGAACCGATTCAAGGCGTAACAGGAGAATTGATTACAAACGCCGCGAAACAATATGGACATAAAGACGTTCATTACGTTCCCGACAAAAAAAATCTTCCGTCGCATTTGAAAAACATTGTGAAGAAAAATGATATTGTTGTTACAATGGGCGCAGGCGATGTGTGGAAATATGGAAATGAGTTTTTGGAACAGTTAAAAGTTAAAAAAGAAAAGTGA
- the murB gene encoding UDP-N-acetylmuramate dehydrogenase, producing MLRLDELQNNFKGTLALNEMMSRHTSFCIGGPADLYAEPNDKNDLLALLIFLQEQNIPFTMLGNGSNVLVSDNGLRGVVINLENGLNKISYENAKHPPLEDNFVVVESGVMLNRFVDFCIQRELKGVEMLAGIPGTIGGAIRMNAGAHGGEISDCIVDVEVIRDKKFQTVTKEEAQFQYRSSVFHREVIVSARFQLPRGNKEEMSVVRKEMLKKRNATQPLDFPNSGSVFKNPKPLFAAKLIEECGLKGMRIGNAGISEKHANFIVNLGNAKADDVLSLMKLAKKTVKEKYNVDMELEVKLLGFQKNLE from the coding sequence ATGTTACGACTCGATGAATTACAAAACAATTTCAAAGGAACGCTTGCGTTGAACGAAATGATGAGTAGACATACATCGTTTTGCATTGGTGGTCCGGCGGATTTGTATGCAGAACCAAACGATAAAAATGATTTGCTTGCGCTGCTCATTTTTTTGCAAGAACAAAATATTCCATTCACAATGCTAGGAAACGGAAGCAATGTTTTGGTGAGCGATAACGGTTTGCGCGGCGTTGTCATCAATTTGGAAAATGGTTTGAACAAAATTTCTTACGAAAATGCGAAGCATCCGCCTCTGGAGGATAATTTTGTTGTTGTGGAATCCGGGGTAATGTTGAATCGCTTTGTTGATTTTTGTATTCAACGTGAACTCAAAGGCGTGGAAATGCTTGCGGGAATTCCGGGAACAATCGGCGGCGCAATTCGAATGAATGCCGGTGCGCATGGTGGAGAAATTTCTGATTGCATTGTTGATGTAGAAGTGATTCGTGACAAAAAATTTCAAACTGTTACGAAAGAAGAAGCGCAGTTTCAATATCGCTCATCTGTGTTTCACCGCGAAGTAATTGTCAGCGCGCGATTTCAACTTCCGCGAGGGAACAAAGAAGAAATGTCAGTTGTGCGAAAAGAAATGTTGAAGAAACGCAACGCAACGCAACCGCTTGATTTTCCGAATTCGGGAAGTGTTTTCAAAAATCCGAAACCACTTTTTGCTGCAAAGTTGATTGAAGAATGTGGATTAAAGGGAATGCGAATCGGTAATGCGGGGATTTCCGAAAAGCACGCTAACTTTATCGTGAATTTGGGAAATGCGAAAGCCGATGATGTTCTTTCTCTGATGAAACTTGCAAAGAAAACTGTGAAGGAAAAATACAACGTTGATATGGAATTGGAAGTGAAGTTGCTCGGTTTTCAAAAAAATTTAGAATAA